The following are from one region of the Lentimicrobiaceae bacterium genome:
- the murG gene encoding undecaprenyldiphospho-muramoylpentapeptide beta-N-acetylglucosaminyltransferase, translated as MLSPETRIIISGGGTGGHIFPAIAIADALKQAIPGVSILFVGAEGRMEMEKVPAAGYEIEALWISGIQRSLTLKNLLIPLKLIHSNLKAHQIIRRFKPDAAIGVGGYASGPTIRAAALSGIPTILQEQNSYPGITNKMLAGKARKICVAYPGMEKYFPQSKLIVTGNPVRKDIANQQVSREEALKFFGLDASKPVVLAVGGSLGARTINQSLHSGLKELTDQHIQLIWQTGKNYAEQAAMAVIPFEKAGVRQFAFITRMDMAYAAADIVISRAGAIAISELCITGKPSILVPSPNVAEDHQTKNAMALVSKDAALIVKDADAPSSLVATTVDLAFNKAHQETLKKNILQLAQLNSAQRIAEVIMQCIQEHQNA; from the coding sequence ATGCTATCGCCTGAGACCAGAATAATCATAAGCGGAGGAGGAACCGGGGGACATATTTTTCCGGCCATTGCCATTGCTGATGCGCTCAAGCAGGCTATTCCCGGAGTAAGCATTCTCTTTGTGGGCGCCGAAGGCCGTATGGAAATGGAAAAAGTACCTGCTGCCGGTTATGAAATTGAAGCTTTATGGATTAGCGGCATTCAACGCAGCCTCACACTTAAAAACCTGTTAATCCCTCTAAAACTGATACACAGCAATCTGAAAGCCCATCAGATTATCAGGCGTTTTAAGCCCGATGCAGCCATTGGCGTAGGTGGTTATGCCAGCGGGCCAACCATCAGAGCAGCTGCCCTCTCCGGCATTCCTACCATCCTGCAGGAGCAGAATTCATATCCGGGCATTACCAATAAAATGCTGGCAGGAAAAGCCAGAAAAATTTGTGTTGCTTACCCCGGTATGGAAAAATATTTTCCGCAGAGCAAACTGATTGTGACCGGAAATCCTGTTCGTAAAGATATTGCCAACCAACAAGTAAGCCGTGAAGAAGCACTTAAATTCTTTGGCCTTGACGCTTCAAAACCAGTAGTTTTGGCAGTTGGCGGAAGCCTGGGTGCCCGTACCATAAACCAAAGTCTGCACAGTGGACTGAAAGAGTTGACAGATCAGCACATTCAGCTTATCTGGCAAACAGGAAAAAACTATGCCGAACAGGCTGCAATGGCAGTCATCCCTTTTGAAAAAGCAGGCGTCAGACAATTTGCCTTTATCACCCGCATGGATATGGCCTATGCAGCCGCTGATATCGTTATTTCGCGCGCCGGAGCCATCGCCATTTCTGAGCTTTGCATCACAGGCAAGCCCAGTATTCTGGTTCCTTCGCCGAATGTCGCTGAAGACCATCAGACAAAAAATGCCATGGCTCTGGTATCAAAAGATGCTGCCTTAATCGTAAAGGATGCTGACGCACCTTCTTCACTGGTTGCCACCACAGTTGATCTGGCATTTAATAAAGCACATCAGGAAACTTTGAAAAAAAACATTCTTCAGCTTGCGCAACTCAATTCGGCACAGCGCATTGCTGAG
- a CDS encoding FtsW/RodA/SpoVE family cell cycle protein yields the protein MKAILNNIKGDKTIWIVVFILSIFSILAVYSSTGTLAYKYQSGNTEYYFIKHTGILLLGFGLMFLAHKIPYKYYARISQLGIYISVPLLAYTLLFGTNLNEASRWYTLPLINITFQPSDFAKLALIIFVARLLAKKQDDVEDFRKGFISIMIPVVIITLLILPANFSTAALIFTTCLVLMFVGRVKFKYLLILVGVGVVSFILLIALAINTPKLNGRIGTWQTRIESYTSGDSDANYQVEQAKIAIATGGLLGKMPGNSTQKNFLPHPYSDFIYAIIIEEYGIIGGIIVVLLYLVLLFRAIKIVIKSPRNFAAFLTFGVAFSLVFQGMVNMMVAVNLLPVTGQTLPLISMGGTSIWFTSIAIGIILSVSREIEESENAEKEAKENKESKEPKTPEHAIA from the coding sequence ATGAAAGCTATATTAAATAACATCAAAGGCGATAAAACTATCTGGATAGTTGTATTTATACTATCTATATTTTCGATCCTGGCGGTGTACAGTTCAACCGGCACTTTGGCTTATAAATATCAGTCAGGAAATACCGAATACTATTTTATCAAGCACACAGGCATTCTCTTACTTGGATTTGGTTTGATGTTTCTTGCGCACAAAATACCTTACAAATATTACGCCCGGATTTCCCAATTAGGGATTTATATCTCTGTGCCTTTACTTGCCTACACACTTCTTTTCGGAACCAATCTGAATGAAGCAAGCCGCTGGTATACTTTACCTTTGATAAACATCACATTTCAGCCTTCTGATTTTGCCAAATTAGCCCTCATCATTTTCGTTGCCCGCTTGCTTGCCAAAAAACAGGATGATGTTGAAGACTTCCGGAAGGGTTTTATCTCTATTATGATTCCTGTTGTCATCATCACTTTACTGATATTACCCGCCAATTTTTCAACAGCCGCGCTTATTTTTACCACCTGTTTGGTGTTGATGTTCGTTGGCAGGGTTAAATTCAAATATCTGTTAATTTTAGTGGGCGTTGGTGTGGTAAGCTTCATTTTACTTATAGCATTGGCCATAAATACACCTAAACTCAACGGTCGTATAGGAACGTGGCAAACACGTATTGAAAGTTACACCAGTGGCGACAGTGATGCCAATTATCAGGTTGAGCAGGCCAAAATTGCCATTGCTACCGGCGGTTTATTGGGGAAAATGCCGGGTAATTCAACGCAAAAAAACTTTTTACCCCACCCCTACTCCGACTTTATCTATGCCATCATCATCGAAGAATATGGCATCATTGGTGGAATTATCGTTGTATTACTTTACCTCGTATTATTATTCAGGGCCATTAAAATTGTAATTAAAAGTCCTCGTAATTTTGCAGCATTTCTCACTTTCGGGGTTGCATTCAGCCTTGTTTTCCAGGGAATGGTTAACATGATGGTGGCTGTAAACCTTCTTCCGGTAACGGGGCAAACGCTGCCACTCATCAGTATGGGAGGTACTTCCATCTGGTTTACAAGTATAGCTATTGGCATTATTCTGAGTGTAAGCCGCGAAATCGAAGAATCAGAGAATGCAGAAAAAGAAGCTAAAGAAAATAAAGAAAGTAAAGAACCCAAAACACCTGAGCATGCTATCGCCTGA
- the murD gene encoding UDP-N-acetylmuramoyl-L-alanine--D-glutamate ligase, which produces MNSHPRVVVLGAAESGVGAALLAKSKGISVFVSDYGFIRNDFKITLTEAGIDFEENKHSEQLILSADEIIKSPGIPDKAPVVAAALAKGIPVISEIEFAGRYTNAKKICITGSNGKTTTTMLIWHMLQKAGLNAGLAGNVGKSFARQVASEEHDYYVIELSSFQLDGMYRFKADIAILLNITPDHLDRYDNDFSKYADSKMRILQNQSENDAVIWCCDDEILNQRFGQLKLTQGAYPISIRKPISNGAFSENQKIEFNIKGDKFDMTLEELALQGKHNIYNSMAAGVAARLVDIRKETIKECLSDFQNVEHRLEFVANIHGIEFINDSKATNINSAWYALESLNKKIVWIAGGIDKGNDYTKLYDLVQQKVKAIVCLGTDNEKLIDAFKDKVEIINEAQSAEEAVNIAYYLARKGDAVLLSPACASFDLFENYEDRGRKFKAAVKSL; this is translated from the coding sequence ATGAATTCTCATCCCCGGGTTGTGGTATTGGGCGCTGCTGAAAGCGGAGTTGGCGCTGCACTGCTTGCCAAAAGCAAGGGGATAAGTGTATTTGTATCAGACTATGGTTTCATCAGAAACGATTTCAAGATTACACTCACAGAGGCAGGTATTGATTTTGAAGAGAACAAACATTCTGAACAACTGATTCTGTCGGCTGATGAAATTATTAAAAGCCCCGGAATACCCGACAAGGCTCCTGTAGTTGCAGCTGCATTGGCTAAAGGCATCCCGGTTATCTCTGAAATTGAATTTGCAGGCAGGTATACAAATGCCAAAAAAATCTGCATTACAGGCAGCAATGGCAAAACAACAACAACCATGCTCATTTGGCATATGCTGCAAAAAGCCGGCCTGAATGCCGGTCTTGCAGGAAACGTAGGTAAAAGTTTTGCCCGTCAGGTTGCCAGTGAAGAACACGATTACTATGTGATTGAGCTAAGCAGTTTTCAGCTCGATGGCATGTACCGGTTTAAAGCCGATATCGCCATATTGCTCAACATCACACCGGATCATCTCGATCGGTATGACAATGATTTCAGCAAATATGCCGATTCAAAGATGCGCATTTTACAAAACCAGTCAGAAAATGATGCCGTAATCTGGTGTTGCGATGATGAAATACTCAACCAACGATTCGGACAATTAAAATTAACACAGGGTGCATACCCGATTAGTATCCGTAAGCCAATCAGCAACGGAGCATTTAGTGAGAATCAAAAAATAGAATTTAACATAAAAGGGGACAAGTTCGATATGACTTTAGAAGAACTGGCATTGCAAGGCAAGCACAATATTTACAACTCGATGGCTGCAGGCGTGGCAGCCCGCCTGGTTGACATCCGTAAGGAAACAATTAAGGAATGTTTGTCGGATTTTCAGAATGTTGAACACCGACTGGAATTTGTAGCAAATATTCACGGGATTGAGTTTATTAATGACTCCAAGGCAACCAATATCAATTCGGCCTGGTACGCACTGGAATCCCTTAACAAAAAAATTGTATGGATTGCCGGTGGAATCGACAAAGGCAATGATTATACAAAACTGTATGATTTGGTTCAGCAAAAAGTGAAGGCCATTGTTTGCCTTGGAACTGACAATGAGAAGCTGATTGATGCCTTTAAGGACAAGGTAGAGATCATAAACGAAGCACAATCGGCCGAAGAAGCCGTTAATATTGCATACTATCTGGCCCGCAAAGGTGATGCAGTGTTGCTATCGCCGGCCTGTGCCAGCTTCGATTTGTTTGAAAACTACGAAGACAGAGGACGAAAATTTAAAGCTGCAGTAAAATCCCTTTAG